Part of the Flavobacterium sp. KS-LB2 genome is shown below.
TCCATTTCGAATTTGAATCCTACATTTTTTATATTATAATGAAAACCTTAAATTTGTGTACAATCAAATCTAAAAAGATGAAAAAATCAATAATATTCCTTTTACTGTTCTCTTTTAGTACTGCACTATTTTCTCAGGAAACTGCATCTACATTTGATGAAAAATTAGCAAAATCGCTACAAGCAGATGATTACGGAATGAAACAATATGTTTTTTGTTTACTAAAAACAGGAAGCAACACTAACGCTACCAAAGAAGAAACTCAAAAACTATTTGAAGGTCATATGAATAACATCAATCGATTAGCCAAAGAAGGAAAACTGGTTGTAGCAGGGCCTTTTATGAAAAATGATAAAAATTATCGAGGGATTTATATTTTTAATGCTAGCAGTCTCGAAGAAGCGAAAACATTTGTGGCGACAGACCCTGCGGTGCAATCGAAACTTTTAGAAGCGGAACTGACGCTGTGGTACGGAAGTGCAGCATTGCAAGAAACACTGAAAATTCATTATAAAGTAGCAAAAATTAAAATGTAATAGCAAAAAATACCTTCTTGCTTTGCTCCAATTAAAAAAACTATGATAACCGAAAAAGAAAAAATGATTGCCGGAGAATATTATTTAGCAGGCGATCCTGTTTTAGTAAAAGACCGTCGAAGAGCTAAAAACTTACTTCACCGATTGAATGTCACAGAATATCGAATGACCAAGAAAGCGAAGGAAATTATAAAAGAACTGATTCCTAATGCAGGAGCGAATCTTTATATTGAACCGCCATTTCATTGTGATTACGGATACAATATCAGTTGTGGCAAAAATGTTTATTTTAATGTAAACTGTGTTGTTTTAGATTGTGCCAAAGTCACTATTGGTTCTAATGTTTTTTTTGCACCGGGAGTACAATTGTATACCGCCACACACCCGCTGGATGCTGAATTGAGAAAAACCTTGGAAAACGCCTTAACCATAACCATCGGTAATGATTGCTGGATTGGCGGAAATTCAGTTATTTGTCCGGGTATTACCATTGGAAATGGCTGTGTCATTGGTACTGGTTCAGTAGTTACCAAAGACATTCCTGACAATTCATTGGCGGTTGGAAATCCGGCAAAAGTGATTCGGAAATTGAATGAATGATGAATATTGGAATTGCAATTTCTCAAAACTAAATTTCCCTATCTTTGTTATAATAACTTAAACAAATCATAATGAAACATCTAAAAACATTTTTAGTCTTGGCACTTATCGTTGTCGCAAACTCTGTTTCGGCACAATCTACTTTTGATAAGTGGCCTGCCATAAAAGAATTTCACGAAGTAATGTCGCAAACTTTCCATCCAGCAGAAGAAGGAAATCTGGCTCCAATAAAAGCACGTTCGGAAGAAATGATGAACAAAGCAGCGATGTTATTAAAATCAGATATTCCAACAGAATTTAGAACAAACGCTATTTTAGCTTCAGCGGAACGACTGCAACTTAAAAGCAAAGCACTTCACAAATTAGTAAAGTCAAATGGAACTGATGCCGAAATTGTGAAATCAATTACGGATTTGCACGACACTTTTCATGAAATTGTAGGACTTTGCTCTGACACAAAAAAATAAAAACCTAAAGCCTAATCAACCGATTAGGCTTTTTTGAACAACAGCCATGCTTGAACTCAATAAAATCCACCACATTGCCATTATTTGTTCCGATTATCAGAAATCTAAAACGTTCTATACAACTATTTTAGGGCTTACAATTATTCATGAAATTTATCGCGAAGAAAGACAATCGTATAAACTAGATTTGGCGCTTAACGGAGAATATGTGATTGAATTATTCTCATTTCCAAACCCGCCACAACGACCTTCAAAGCCAGAAGCAACGGGGTTACGCCATTTAGCTTTTGAAGTTAACAACATTCAACTAACCCGCGATTTTTTAATCAATCAAAATATAACTTCAGAGGAAATTCGTATTGATGAGTACACTAAAAAACGTTTTTTCTTTATTGCAGATCCAGATGATTTACCGGTAGAGTTTTATGAAAAATAAGGCGTTTTTACTTGTAAAAAAGTGAAAATAATATCTAAATCACAAAAGAAAATAGTCTATCCATTTTCTTTATTCGATTCCCATTATGTTTCTTTAATTTTGTAGTAATCAGACACATTCCTTTTACAAATGAACAATACCACACAAATCAAAAAAAATTATCGCTTCATTAAAGTTCAAAAACTAGTAATTGTATCCATATTAATTGGTTTTCTTTCTGCTTTTTTAGGTGTTATTTTAAAAAATACAACTGAATATTATGAAGAAATCTTTTTTCATAAAACGGTAGTTAACCCAATATTTTTAGTTGTTTTCCCCGTTTTTGGATTGTCAATAATTTATTTTCTACGAGAAAATGTATTCAAGAAAAAGGAAAACAAAGGCATAAAAGAAGTCTTTGAAAGCACTAATTCCAATTCGAATAATTTACCCAGTTATAAAATTCCTTCCCATTTCATTAACGGTTTATTGACTGTAGTTTTTGGTGGCTCTACTGGAATAGAGGTCTCGACAGTTGTTGCTTCGGCTACTATCGGTTCTGTGGCACAAAGAAAACAAAATGTATTCCGACAATACAAAACCGAGTTAATCTGTGCGGGAGTTGCTGCCGGAATTACCGCATTATTCAGCAGTCCTATTGCCGGTCTTTTATTTTCATTGGAAGTAATTTCAAAAAAAGTAACTCGGGCATTTATACTAACCAATCTAATCGCTGTTTCAATCGCTTTTGGACTCATTCATTTATTGGACGAAAAACCTTTGTTTGCAGTACATAATATGACTTGGCATTTAAGAGCTATTCCTTACTTTATACTGCTTGGAATTATGGCAGGAATAAATTCGGTTTATTTGACCCGTTGTGTGTTGTTTTTTAAAGCACAATTTTCAAAAATAAAGGTACCCTATTACAAAATCATCCTCGGATCTGTAATTTTAAGCGTTTGCCTTTTTGTATTTCCACAGCTGTATGGCGAAGGCTATCATGCCATCAAAACTATTTTCATCAATCCAAATGAAATGGTACTTTCGCTTTCATTGGTACTCACTTGCATTGGAATTTTAGTTTTGAAACCTATTGTTACATCAGCCACTTTAGCTTCAGGAGGCGATGGCGGCGTTTTTGCACCAAGTTTATTTATTGGTGCTTTTTTAGGATTACTGCTTGCTTTAATTTTAAATCAGTTTTTCAATGCCAATGTAATTCCAATAAATTTCATGATAATAGGAATGGCAGCCGTTTTGAGCGCCAGTATTCATGCGCCTTTTACTGCCCTATTTTTAGTTTGTGGTTTAACCAATGATTATACATTGTTTCTGCCAATTCTGGTGGTGTGTATAATTTCGAAATACACTTCTAAAATGATTTATCCGTTCACCGTTTACTCTTATTCTCCCAGTTTAGCAAAATAATTATCGATGGCAGTTCAAAAAATAAAAAGGAGTTACCGCAAAACCAAATATATTCTCTACAAAGAAACATTGGTTGACTTCAAAGAACATTTCTGGGCATTTCTCGGTTCTTTTATAGGCATTGGAATACTCGCTTATTTGCAATCCCAAACGTTACCACAATCTGATGTTGTTTATTTAATTGGTTCCTTTGGCGCATCCAGTGTGCTAGTTTATGGCGTAATCCAAAGTCCATTGGCGCAACCGAGAAACCTTATTGGAGGACACTTAATTTCTGCAATTATAGGAGTTACCGTGTATCAATTCGTTCCAGATATACTGTGGTTAACTGCTCCACTTTCTGTTTCTCTATCTATCGTTTTTATGCAAATAACGAAAACGCTACATCCTCCAGGCGGGGCAACCGCTCTTATAGCAGTTACTGGTTCAAATGAAATTAAAAATATGGGCTATTGGTATGTACTTTCTCCAGTATTAAGCGGCGTACTAATTTTGCTTGCTGTAGCTTTAGTTTTTAATAATATGACATCAAACAGGTCTTATCCAAATCATAAAAAATACCATAAATTTAGAAAAAGAGTTGCAACCATCTTTAAAAATAAAACTGAAGTCTAAAAAAACAATTAAAATGAAATCCTTCGAATGAAAATTCTAATTCACAACTCTCGTTTTCTATTAAGACCTTGACTTAGATAAACTTCGAATTACCATTATTGATAAATGAATCTATACACAAAAATCTTATCAACAAATCTAAAATCTAAAATCTAAATCTAAAAATTAAATTTTACCTTTGAGCTTTCAATAAAAACAAAGATTATGGTTTATAAATTTAGAGTAATTCTAGACGCGGAAGAAGATGTTTTTAGAGACATTGCAATACTTGAAGACGATACTTTAGAAGATTTGCACAATGCAATTTTCAATTCTTTTGGATTTGACGGAATGGAAGTAGCTTCGTTTTACACTTGCGATGAAACTTGGAATCAAGAAGAAGAAATTTCACTTTTTGATACCGGTGATGTTTTAGGTGAACAAAAAATAATGAGCGATTACCAATTATCTGATATTTTAAACAAGGAAAACACTAAAATCCTCTATGTTTATGATTTCATCAATATGTGGACATTCCTTGTGGAACTCGCTGCTATAGAAGATCAAGTTGCTGGTAATTTATATCCGGAAACTATTTTTTCTCATGGTGAAATGCCAGATGAAGCGATGGAGAAAAACTTTGAATCTGATAATGCAGATGACTACAATGATGAATTTGAAGACGGCTTAGACGAAGATGATTTAGACATGTTTGAAGGTGACGATAGTTTTGAAGACTTTGGATTTGAGGAGAACTGGAATTAAAAAAATTAGAAGATTAAGAATCAAGAGCCAAGATAAAAGACCTTTTTTAACTGTCTTTCATCTTGGTTCTTTTATCTAAAAAACATACAAAATGATCAACTTATACAATACACACATTGAAAATTTATCCATTCACAGAGTGGGGAATAAAAGTAGAAACGAAGCGATTTTTTTATCAGAGCAACCTTTTAATCTGAATGATGAAATTGTGCCTTTGATGAAAGAATTTTTCTTTAAACCTTTTAGAGAAAAAGAAGAAAACTATTTTCAGTTTGCCCATGAAATTGATTTGGATTACAATGATATGTTCAAATTTGCAACGGAAGTTTTTGATAATCCAAGTACAATTCATGACGTTTCTAAAAAAATCACCTCACACTTATTTGAGCAGTCGAATCACCCGCACATCAAGAATGGTGAGGTGTATGTTACCTATTTAACCAATGTAAGTATTGATAATAATGTCGTGGATGCTATAGGGATTTTCAAAAGTGAAATTCAAGCAGACTTTTTGCAGTTTGAAGAAAAAGCTTCGCATTTAGAGATGATTTTGCAACATGGTGTGAGTTTGAATAAACTAGACAAAGGATGTATTATCTTTAATTATAAAAAAGAAGAAGGTTACAAAATCCTAACTGTTGACAGCAATCGTTATGATGCCAGATATTGGTTGGAACATTTCTTATCTGTAGATGCTTTTGAAGATGAAAACTTTATCACTAAAAAGTATTTAAAATTCTGTCAAAACTTTGCTAAAGATGTAGTTTTCCCTGCCGAGGACAAAAAAGAAGAGGTGATGTTTATGAACCGCTCCGTAAATTATTTTGCGAAAAATGATCAGTTCGAGGAAACAAATTTCTTAAACGAAGTATTAGACAATCCCGACTTAATTCCTGAGTTTAAGAACTATAAA
Proteins encoded:
- a CDS encoding YciI family protein — translated: MKKSIIFLLLFSFSTALFSQETASTFDEKLAKSLQADDYGMKQYVFCLLKTGSNTNATKEETQKLFEGHMNNINRLAKEGKLVVAGPFMKNDKNYRGIYIFNASSLEEAKTFVATDPAVQSKLLEAELTLWYGSAALQETLKIHYKVAKIKM
- a CDS encoding sugar O-acetyltransferase, encoding MITEKEKMIAGEYYLAGDPVLVKDRRRAKNLLHRLNVTEYRMTKKAKEIIKELIPNAGANLYIEPPFHCDYGYNISCGKNVYFNVNCVVLDCAKVTIGSNVFFAPGVQLYTATHPLDAELRKTLENALTITIGNDCWIGGNSVICPGITIGNGCVIGTGSVVTKDIPDNSLAVGNPAKVIRKLNE
- the gloA2 gene encoding SMU1112c/YaeR family gloxylase I-like metalloprotein; amino-acid sequence: MLELNKIHHIAIICSDYQKSKTFYTTILGLTIIHEIYREERQSYKLDLALNGEYVIELFSFPNPPQRPSKPEATGLRHLAFEVNNIQLTRDFLINQNITSEEIRIDEYTKKRFFFIADPDDLPVEFYEK
- a CDS encoding chloride channel protein — protein: MNNTTQIKKNYRFIKVQKLVIVSILIGFLSAFLGVILKNTTEYYEEIFFHKTVVNPIFLVVFPVFGLSIIYFLRENVFKKKENKGIKEVFESTNSNSNNLPSYKIPSHFINGLLTVVFGGSTGIEVSTVVASATIGSVAQRKQNVFRQYKTELICAGVAAGITALFSSPIAGLLFSLEVISKKVTRAFILTNLIAVSIAFGLIHLLDEKPLFAVHNMTWHLRAIPYFILLGIMAGINSVYLTRCVLFFKAQFSKIKVPYYKIILGSVILSVCLFVFPQLYGEGYHAIKTIFINPNEMVLSLSLVLTCIGILVLKPIVTSATLASGGDGGVFAPSLFIGAFLGLLLALILNQFFNANVIPINFMIIGMAAVLSASIHAPFTALFLVCGLTNDYTLFLPILVVCIISKYTSKMIYPFTVYSYSPSLAK
- a CDS encoding HPP family protein, with the protein product MAVQKIKRSYRKTKYILYKETLVDFKEHFWAFLGSFIGIGILAYLQSQTLPQSDVVYLIGSFGASSVLVYGVIQSPLAQPRNLIGGHLISAIIGVTVYQFVPDILWLTAPLSVSLSIVFMQITKTLHPPGGATALIAVTGSNEIKNMGYWYVLSPVLSGVLILLAVALVFNNMTSNRSYPNHKKYHKFRKRVATIFKNKTEV
- a CDS encoding IS1096 element passenger TnpR family protein, with the protein product MVYKFRVILDAEEDVFRDIAILEDDTLEDLHNAIFNSFGFDGMEVASFYTCDETWNQEEEISLFDTGDVLGEQKIMSDYQLSDILNKENTKILYVYDFINMWTFLVELAAIEDQVAGNLYPETIFSHGEMPDEAMEKNFESDNADDYNDEFEDGLDEDDLDMFEGDDSFEDFGFEENWN
- a CDS encoding nucleoid-associated protein, with the protein product MINLYNTHIENLSIHRVGNKSRNEAIFLSEQPFNLNDEIVPLMKEFFFKPFREKEENYFQFAHEIDLDYNDMFKFATEVFDNPSTIHDVSKKITSHLFEQSNHPHIKNGEVYVTYLTNVSIDNNVVDAIGIFKSEIQADFLQFEEKASHLEMILQHGVSLNKLDKGCIIFNYKKEEGYKILTVDSNRYDARYWLEHFLSVDAFEDENFITKKYLKFCQNFAKDVVFPAEDKKEEVMFMNRSVNYFAKNDQFEETNFLNEVLDNPDLIPEFKNYKVDKGEKYSIEDVTSFPIANAAVSDARKSIKNVINLDTHIQIKMDFINPESAEKFVEKGWDEEKQMYYYLVYFNKEEKS